GAGATAGAAGACTTGAAGCGCCGTCTTGAAAGCCCAGTTAATGATCACCCAACAACCTTTCCTGAGACTGTGACAGCAAATGGAACAAATCAAGCCCAAGATGAATCTGAGAAGGAGGAAGATACCAGTGAATCTGTCAAACACGGGGGTGGTGACAACGAAGATGCAAGTAAAAGTGAATTAACCGAGTCCAAAGATAGGGGTGTTGCAACTGAGATGAAAGATGAAATTTGGACTGATGGGGAGATTGGAAAGGCAAACAAAAACTCACAAAGCGATGGTGATGGTGTGGTAAAATATAATGATGACGCCGAAGTGGTGTAtgggagagagaagaaaacaatGAGTGAAGAACATTCAGGACAAGTAGAGGACATTACAGATAGTGGAGGTCAGGTGAAGCAATTGGCTGGGATGAAGAGGAAACATGGCCATGCAAGAAGAACAAAGGGAAAGCGCTGGAGAACCATTGTCAATAGTAGTTTAATGGAGAACAATGTGGTTTCTGATAACATTGGCAATAGAAAGGTTTATAAAGATGAGGCTAAAGGTAGAAGAGTTGGGAAAGTATATGATGAGGAAAGTTTTCTAAGGAAGGATGAAAGAGGGAACAAAAATAGCCAAAGAAAAGACAAGTCACAGGCCAATTTCTTAAAGCCTGACCGAGGAGAGGCCAATGTCACAAGCAGTGGAACTAGCATATACCCAGAGAATCAGAAACTGGACGAGATGAGACGGTCAGAAGTGCATGAACAGAGTTTTGCCCAACAAAACTGGAGCAAGAGACATATCAACAAAGCTGACAAGAATGCAGGACAAACAAAAACTAAAGTGTTAATTGAACGGCCAGAAGAATTAGAGGAGATTTTGCGTGTACAAAAGCAACATAAAGATAGTATTGACACTAGCCATGACGATGACGAGGACGGTGATGaagatatttttaagaaatCGCATTCTGAATTTAAAGATGAAAACAATGATTACAAGGAAGAGCTACACGAGTCAGAATATCAGTCTGGTTTGTAATTAAGCTATATTCTATATTTTCTCCATCCATCTAGTGTTCAGATGTCCTGAGAAAAATTCCAACTCATGAAAGTTTGTATCGAAGTCAAGTAATATATCATAATATcagaacttttatttttcttagtggtaatatatcaaatattttgttttacaatcaGACAACTAAtctctttaactaaataaaattaggCCAAGTAGTGCAGTTAACGTTTGTTCAAATAAAAATGGTCTTTTAACATATCATCAACAGCTCATAATCACGCCTACCTCTGCATAATTTCATCTGCAAGGACAGTGGGAAGAAAACACAAGTAGAATGCCatttttttctgaatttatatGACCTATGATATCTCTTCATTTAACAAGGACAACGAGATTGAAAACAGAATCCCATCGTTTACTGAAATTGAATGACCTATAAGATGTGCGCAGctaattaatttagaaaagatTACTATTTTGTTCGAACTAAATGAACTAGGCGTTGCTTTCGAGTTGCAATGGAAGAAACACATTGTGCGACATAATTTTAGCCAAAGCATAAGTATTTCAACTCGTTAACTGATTCGGATAGGTGAACATTAGTTGAAAGTACATTGGCAGAAAGATATCCATTATTACTCTTGTCGTGAATGATGATCCAAGGCGCTTACACGATGTGAGAACTAACTTTCAATGTCAATAAAAGTGTTAGGCTCATTAAGATCATTCAAGTATTCAAAATTTGTGAGGCAGGAACATGACATAGCTTCATCAGTAGTTAACGCAATGTCAGTAAAAGTGCATGTTTGCAAATGTAAAGGAAAGCAGAAATTTGCATAAACGggtaaataaaacttaaatgtAACACCTTGTTCTGGAAAAAGATCATCTACAGATATTCAATGTAGCCATAGATTAATGGATAACAGGCCAAAATATTTGTTTGCCATCAAACAAGACCGAGTCAGAAAAACTCGGGAAAGTCAGGGCGCTAGATTATTACCAAGAACATTTTGCATTGTAAATATTCTCCAAAGCTCATTGAGATGCTTCTTTTACCAAATTCTGCAAATATTGAGAGCATTCAGTGAACGAGAACTAAAATTTTAACACAGTATATACAAAATACAGATGAGATTAAAATGAAAGTACACAAATCCGCTGAATACCAAACTGGCCACCTACTATAGTTATGATTAAATTTCACTTGAAGTGCTTTAAACAAAACTCTTGTATAACGGTATATTTTTTTGGTTAGTATGACAAACCTCACCACCAGATCCAGAACCAtgctaaaacaatttttatagctataaattaaatattataccATACAAAAGCCATTGAGAAATATAAACAACACTTCATCTGATCCATTGAAGTATTACACCATCTGAACTTATCTGATTATTATCTAGCCTTACAATATTGCTTACGAAAAACAAAAAGCCTTCAGTGACAACAAAGTACAAATACCAAACTTTCAAATGAAAAAGGCTAGAGTTTATTCGGATTGAATAGGAATCCTGACCAAAGCTGAAGTTTTATCATCGAAATTAAAATTTCTCCATTCCAACTTTCTGTGTGTAGGAAGTATTTTCCCAAACTATGAATATATTGAGCAGAACAAATGCACTGAACTAaacaatgcaaatatttttgttttacgtGAAATGTTATTTCTGTATTTATATTAACAATAGCTGTAATGTcctataaattttacaatttccCATAACGCATGTTTGTGTAGCATTGCACCCAATAAACTGTTTCTAAGCAGTAACAAATAAACAGGAAAGTACCTCTTCTTTCTTGCCCTTGCCTCCTGTGAAGAGCTTGTATCCTCCATAGACGAGTAGTCCCCAGCCAGATAAAGAGATAATCACAAACTGCAGACATAAAACAACCATCCCAGAGAATGTTCAcacattattttcaaattccAAAACAACAAACCAATCATCACATGGCGAAAATTAACAATTCAAATCCACTGAGCGCAGTGGaaattcaaaacacaaaacaagagACTCACGTGCTCTTCCTTCCATTTAGACGGGCTCATTGGGTCTTTCCAGAAGTTAACTTTGGGAGGTCCATGGTGATCTATAACAATCAAACATTAAATGATTAAATCCATTCCAAATATGGCACTATATACACAGTCCTACAACACACAAAACTGATCCCAATGGcagaatacaaaaaataaaagaaacagcAAATGTCAGTTGATTGAACAATATCAACTTGGGTTCACTAAGTCACATTACACTATCAAAACTAAATGCTCCTCGTTTTTTGGATTATCATGTTATTAGTATGAAGTATTTATCACTTTTATTGGCGACTAAACTTCGACACGAAACATCCTTAATGCAGATTTGTCAGTTTTTTCAATGCACAATGTCTACCCCTAAGATCTCAGTTAAGGATCCAGCTCAGTACCACTCATACCACAGACAAACCGgaagaaaaaaaactcattGTTTTATTCCACCATCATGACATACCCAGATGGAAGACCTAGATTAGTTTTAACaaagtttgatttatttaaatactttcCATGCCATTCCTCATCGTGAATACCCCTTGTACAAACCCcatttaaaaatgaatcaaaacCGTACTTTTGAAATCCGATGCAACGTATTCCCATCATATAACCTTTCCCAAACAGTGTTTTTCACAGCACATCCGAGTCCTAGGTTTTCGAAAAAGGTAGCGGAGGAACAAGAGAAAGCAAAAGGAACAGCCCAGAAATTTCGAATTCGATCATCGACAATGGATAAAGTGAGAATAAACTGAATCTTgggaatttgaaaaaaaaatgaaaagagaatAATGGGAAGGGGTGAATTGAGGGAGAGAATTGGATGGGGAAAATTACCAGCTGCTCCGGCGAGACCACGGCGGTGGATGAGTTGAATGGGTGTCTTGGAAGCGGAAAGACCGACGCGGGTTAGGGATGCGGCTCCACGAGCAAACGAGGCCATGGTTTGAGGTTGGTGGcgagagagacagagagaggGCACAGTGTTGTGGTGCTGTTGAAGCAATTATAGGTCGGGAATGCCCAAAAGGGTGTTATTAAAACGGCAGCGTATTTTTCTCATTTCCAGTTTTACTTTTTGACTCTACCAAGGCCCCAAACTTCTCATAGAAAGAACATATATGAAGGTACGACTAACAGATTgaattcctttttttctttcatttgataagtatttagaaataattattttcaaataagattaaataatatatactttaacaaataaaatgaacaataaaaCAATTGTGTAGAAagcttctttctttttaaaatgattatctaaaattcatatttatcaACGTGTTATTATAAGTTTATTGATATGTTATTGGTGTAAGTGATgttaagtttatattttcttatgaagtctttaatagttttttgaaggcttaattacctacttagtcctcatgttcggaggtaatttgttgtttagtacccggttttaaaaatgtaggcatttgatacctatgttttgaaatttgtatcaattgaatcctacccacttaacgcagttataaatctaacgtttttctgactgtgtatgtgatttgtggacgagcggttatggacgagcgttcgcttcgttggacgagcgtcctcttctgcctgactgggcgttcgcttcgctggacgagcaaTTGATAACGCTCGCCCTGTGGACGCAAGTAcgttcagtggacgctcgtccagtgaagcaaacgcccagtcaggcagaagaggacgctcgtccagcgaagcgaacgcccagtcaggcagaagaggacgctcgtccagcgaagcgaacgcccagtgaGGCAGAAGAGGaggctcgtccagcgaagcgaacgcccagtcatgcagaagaggacgctcgtccagcgaagcgaacgcccagtcatgcagaagaggacgctcgtccagcgaaacGAACGCCCAGTcatgcagaagaggacgctcgtccagcgaagcgtacgcccagtcaggcagaagaggacgctcgtccaacgaagcgaacgctcgtccataaccGCTCGTCCATAACCGCTCGTCCacaaatcacatacacagtcagaaaaatgttagatttataacggcgttaagtgggtaggattcaattgatacaaatttcaaaacataggtatcaaatgcctacatttttaaaatcgggtactaaacagcaaattacctccgaacatggggactaagtaggtaattaagccttttttgaacaaaacaaaatgtaCGACAATATGACATAATTAGAATATCATAATAGGGtagattaataattaaaatttagttaagaAGATTTTTCTATTGTAAAGCTATTTTTGATGAGGATATCGAAATGGAAAAGTATTGAAAGGAATGTTAAggtaaataaattgaaaagaatgaaaaaatataagatgGATAATCATACATACTCTTGGTAACTCATTTCTTCCCACCATATGAATAATAAGTCCAAATAATATAGATCATTATGTCTCACATTATTTTAGTGGAAAGAGATCAGATTAGTAAAGAGGAGAAGAGTCAtttaaagagagaaaggaagagacaAAGTCCTTCCCGCATAACACAAAGTCTACACTAGTGTATTTTCATCATTGTGAAGTCGTTTATCGTTGAATCGGAGTGATTTTTTGACCGTGGGTTTCAGACTTATAGTTCTTAATTCTACCATTCGAATCGTTAATTGAAGATCTAGTTTGAGAGAAAATAGCTTCGCATCAGCAGCTTTGtcttggagaattttcatcttattTGTTCCCATTTGTAAGCATTTATGCTTAGTTAGTTTGGTTAATTGAAAACAGTTATTGGTGTTTTATTGGAGACTTTTGTGTATCATATTATTgatcataataaatttttctttggtCTAGATGACTCTCGTGGTTTTTACCCTTGCATTAAGTGGTTTTCACATTAAAATTTGTTGGTGTAGCTTTGTGTTTTGGATTCCGTTTTTACtctatttgtttggtgctcCTCACAGATTGTTGTAAAAAGGGAGATTGAATTTTTGCTTGGTTATAACTCTTTGTTAAGTTGTTATAATGTTTGTCCCATTTTTCCATCACATAAATCGAAAGATAAATCACAAGAATCAAAAGAGATCATTaatacaaaaatcgcgtacaacgtcgaatattttgggcttttaacgacgaattcgcgaacgacgtcatatcaggagacgttaaattaacgtcgaattttgtcaatatttgacgttaatcaattttttttgtttttttttaattaattctgatccttttttacaactctatgagacctgaaaagcaaaaaacaacacatttcagtgtttggtattttataaaacatgaactatgaatgtgtagtctagtatcaacaacaaaccataataaccaacaacaaacaagttcaatcaaacaacaacaacaaacaagttcaactaaacaacaacaacaaacaagttcaacaaaaaaacaacaaacaagttcaacaaataagttcttcaaaatgaaaacgaaaagtaactttcaaaaggtgggttcgtcggaatgAAGTTTCGtcacagtgagagagaaagcagaatgcacctatgaaggacaagagcacgaaaataattggttaaaacaaacaaaagtcatatataaagtaattaattaacatgcatttgtatcaaatgaaagaaagattacatctgatgctcgtcaaacttcgttcgagagaagtttgagaagagaagagggtatcacGCGCTAAgttaaagtgaatgaattttcaatctctcgctcaaatttttattgaattcactaacctgttgacgtcgaatttaaaagtcattcgacgttttatatcttttacgtcgaattacaattctaaacaacgtttaataattgcatttatttacaaaaatgtcatcgctcatttttaatgttggttattcagtggttgcACATTGAACGTGTGACGTTATatgctgtttttgtactagtggatGTTGAGTTACAAAACCTACAACAAATGTGGGCCTTACATGCATAAGCAACATAAGCAGTTTAGACGGttattctaattattatataatttatttttattttatgttggcTTAACTTCCaaaaaaagaattagaaaatataataggTTACTTATTAGAGATTTTAAAATGGGTTCTAACATCTGAGTCAACCTAACTTGTCACGGGTTCAAGCCGGTTGGATTgagaaaatttcaatttttttaatgtgggTTGAAGCGAGTCTAATTAACTCACTTAACCCatgggttaaacaagtttgagTCAGGTTGAGGGTGGGTTGATCCACAACCAAAAACactttattagtatttttaccatttttatataattttttattaaaattattcacTTACATAGGTTCAATTTGATCTTTTTAAACTAGAGTATTATTcgataatatttgaataatttagatgtttaatttatttgtttgtcaaGTTATATACATTGATACTTTAATTTTCAActtattggatttaatttattttcctttcatatatgtgcatttatattcatatatttatattctgtttttatatttatattctgtttttatattgttttaaacagctatatatatcaattgtacTCTCTCCTTATTATGGAATAAGATACACAATtttcatcctttcttttcttctaacatggtatcagaagaaAATTTATTCTTGATCACGTTCTTCCGCAACCAATTCTGTTACTACCAaaatcttcatcttctaccttttgTTCTTGGCTTTCCtacaatttcttcttcttctatggCTACTCCTTCTAGTACTCTCGCAtcattatgttttatgttttgactTTGCTTTCTAGGGTTTACAATGAGAAACAATTGGGTGCTTTCATCACTCGTAACCCTGGGTTGATTTTTGAGGAATCTGAAGGAGTTTTCGGAGATTCGGGTTCTGCCATTTTTGTCCAATTTGAAGTTGTAAAAATCAATGGCTTCTACAGTTGTTCCTTCTTCTAATAATTCTCAGATGTagtcacattcctcaactctgGGACTTTCTCAAGAGCAAATTCATGGTCTATTGGCACTTCTTCCTCAATCTAATCCCACAGTCACGCATTCTATTGGTCTAGTGAGTTCTCATAATGTTTCCACTTCTTCTCAGGATCAAGGTAATATCTATTCCTAATGGATTCTAGACAcaggtgctactgatcatatatccagttctttgtctcattttatttcttatcatagaATTTCACCAATTACAGTATCTCTACCCAATAAGAACtcttcatttgctcatttttctGGCACAGTTTCTCTTGGCCCACACCTTACTATACATAATGTCTTGTTTGTTCCTAATTTTCCAGTCAATCTTATTTTGATCACAAAGTTAACTAAATCTCTCTCTTGTAAAATTACCATTTCTGAATTTTCATGTGAAATACAGGACAAGTCAACCCTGCAGATGATTGGGAAAGCTGAAGAAAGAGATGACTTGTATGTCATGATAGTTCCTGCATCCGCACCCCTTGGTTCACCAACTACTATTACTCTTGAGAATTCTATTGCTTGTTCTACAATAAGACCTAACTCTATAGATATTTGGCACTCTAGACTAGggcatccttcttcttcttgttataTCAAACTACGTACCATGTATGCCACTTTACCTGATACAAAATACACTCATTGTGATACTTGTCACTATTCTAAGCAAAGAAAATTGCATTTTCAATTAAGTACTACTGTTTCAAaagctccttttgatttaattcatgtttatATTTGGGGGCCCTATTGTACTTCTTCTGttgatggtttcaaatattttttaactataatgGATTATAGGTCTAGATTCACATGGATTAAATTGATGGCAAGTAAGTCAGATACAAGATCACAACTTATTGGTTTTATTTCTTATATCAAAACACAATTTGGCATTGATGTAAAAGTTATTAGATCAGATAATGGTAATGAGTTTGCAATGACAgatttttatagacaaaaagggatacaacatcaattatcttgtgttgaaacacctcaacaaaatggagttgttgagagaaaacatcaacacattctcaatgttgctagatctttaatgtttcaatcccatTTGCCCATAATTTTCTGGTCTTTTGTTGTTCGTTATGCTGTGCAACTCATTAATCTTTTACCTTCCAAAGTTTTGgcatatttttctccatctcaactgttacacaatgttaaacctgacattacttacttacgagtttttggctcactttgctatgcttcaactcttcaagctcatagaacaaaatttcaacctcgtgcaagaaaatgtgttttacttGGTTTTAAAACCGGAGTGAAAGGCTACCTTTTGTTAGATTTCAACTCAAgggaaatttttttatcaaggaatgtagtattttatgaaaacatatttccttttcttactaGTGACAAGCACTCACCTATTGATACACAAAATTCCTTGGATTCTATCACCAAAATCATTTCCTCCCCATCACCTCTTTTCTCAGAAATTACTGATCAACCCTCTTTACCACCtacatctcctccttctcaaCATGTTTCTGTTGAACCTGACACTGCTACTCCACAAAGGAAATCAACCAGGCCAAAACATAAACCATCTTATTTGCAGGACTATCATTGCAACATATTATCTACTTCTTCCGCCACTTAGTCATCCACAAgtaccttatatcctatctcTTCATATCTCTCATATGATGCATTATCATCTCTTCATAAATCATATGTCCTTAATCTTTCCCAAGTTAGTGAACCTAAAACCTATAACCAAGCCATCAAACATGATTGTTGGAGAAATGCCATGGATCAAAAAATTGCAGCTttagaaaataccaaaacttgggTTTTGACTGATCTACCTTATGGAAAGCAACTTATCAGATgtaaatgggtatacaaaataaagaggcaTGCTGATGGAAGTATTGAACGATACAAGGCAAGGTTAgtagccaaaggctacacacagcaACAATGTTTAGATTACTTTGAGACTTTTTCACCTGTTGTCAAATTCACAACAGTAAGATTGGTTCTGGCTTTAGCAGCATCTAAACATTGGtatttacatcaactagatgtaAATAATGCTTTTTTACATGGGGATCTAGATGAAGAAGTATACATGTCTCTTCCTCTTGACTACAAAACAGAAAAACTAGGGCAAGTTTGCAAGTTGCTGAAGTCTTTATATGGACTCAAGCAGGCCTCTAGACAATGGAATTACAAGTTGACAACTACTTTACTTTCTTTGGGTTACAtacaatcaaaatcagattattcactttttgtcaaaagtgattctgctcatatcaccatcttacttgtttatgtagatgatatagtcttggcaggtgatgacatccaggaaatccaaactgtgaaggctctattgaatgcaaagttcaagattaaagacctaggccaactcaagtattttctgggcttagaaattgcaagatctcaacagggcattaatttgtcacaaaggaagtatgctctagaGTTATTAGAAGATGCAGGATTGTTGGGATGTCAACTTGTTTCTACTCCCATACAACCAGTCACAAAATTTTCGAAGACAGAAGGGAAACTCTATTCAGATTTGCATGCCTATAGAAGACTTCTTGGCAGATTATTATATCTAACCAACACGAGACCagatttatgttttgttgttagtactctcagtcaatttctttccaatcctttggaagAACACTATGCAGCAGCAATAAGAATCCTGagatatatcaagaacaatCCAAGACAAGGGTTATTATTTCCCTCCAACACAGAGCATGCTCTCAAAGCTTTTAGTGATTCTAATTGGGCTTCTTGCCCTGACACTAGAAGGTCTGTGATTGGTTTTAATGTGTTCTATGGTGCATCCTTAATCAGCTGGAAATCCAAGAAGCAAGGTACTATATCTAGATCATCAaccgaagcagaatatagagccttagcttccacaacatgtgaaattcaatggcttttgtatttgctccatgatttgaaacaacctctaccacaaccagttcctctgttttgtgacaatcaatctgcTATACAAATTGCACAGAATCCAGCCATGCATGAAAGgacaaagcatattgaaattgattgtcatctcaTAAGGGATAAAGTTCAAGCTGGTTTAATTAAGCTCCTGTCCATTTCTACTTCAGCCCAACTTGcagacattcatactaaagctttgcatccagtacaatttcaatctttgttgtccaagctgagcattaaggatatatatgttgcagcttgagggggatattggatttaatttattttcctttcatatatgtgcatttatgttcatatatttatattttgtttttatatttatatcccgtttttatattgttttaaacagtTATATATATCAAGTGTACTCTCTCCTTATTATGGAATAAGATACACAATtttcatcctttcttttcttctaacacaactactatttttataataatatttgaagaaataGGTAAACCAGTTTATTCTACTACTATAAAAGAGAATCGagtcaatatatttttattgtattacaataaatatataaaataaattgtaaaataaaaccTTCATAAGTGAGCCAATCCACCAACTTGTGGTAAATCAAGTTGagttacaaaaattttaattacaaaaaagtaAGTCAGCTTGAACTAATGGTGAGTAGGATTCATTCATTTTGATACCTTATCATTTATGTTAAAAAAGAGGTgacaaattatatttacaacACAAATACTTTAAGAACAGCACGAATAGGATGATAACAACTCCAATAATAATGATTATGGTAAGTGTTTTTATTGATTTCGTTTAGAGttcttattttatcattataatctATATTGTTGCCTTTACATTTACTGCACTTACATTTCTAATTTATTTGGCTCCTCAAGAATTTTTACGTTTTTAGTTTCTCAAATACTTTATGCTTTAATCCACCTTATCTTCAACA
The Vigna angularis cultivar LongXiaoDou No.4 chromosome 5, ASM1680809v1, whole genome shotgun sequence genome window above contains:
- the LOC108340645 gene encoding uncharacterized protein LOC108340645, with the protein product MAYYNKGVHSSSGGSHRGRPYVLILLIIFGAALLGVMVLHKLRERRIYTLLVKEKDHQILALQLLLQKERDRSKELREKNEEIKGKIYALRSQKMELSRTVVEMQSTLDSLKDEQKLMETAFEEQQNELRLMQEKVGKVGQGGSEIVALRENLKHKEAEIEDLKRRLESPVNDHPTTFPETVTANGTNQAQDESEKEEDTSESVKHGGGDNEDASKSELTESKDRGVATEMKDEIWTDGEIGKANKNSQSDGDGVVKYNDDAEVVYGREKKTMSEEHSGQVEDITDSGGQVKQLAGMKRKHGHARRTKGKRWRTIVNSSLMENNVVSDNIGNRKVYKDEAKGRRVGKVYDEESFLRKDERGNKNSQRKDKSQANFLKPDRGEANVTSSGTSIYPENQKLDEMRRSEVHEQSFAQQNWSKRHINKADKNAGQTKTKVLIERPEELEEILRVQKQHKDSIDTSHDDDEDGDEDIFKKSHSEFKDENNDYKEELHESEYQSGL
- the LOC108340647 gene encoding uncharacterized protein LOC108340647, whose product is MASFARGAASLTRVGLSASKTPIQLIHRRGLAGAADHHGPPKVNFWKDPMSPSKWKEEHFVIISLSGWGLLVYGGYKLFTGGKGKKEENLVKEASQ